A single genomic interval of Zingiber officinale cultivar Zhangliang chromosome 4A, Zo_v1.1, whole genome shotgun sequence harbors:
- the LOC121971762 gene encoding ENHANCER OF AG-4 protein 2-like isoform X1 — protein sequence MAPGRKKGSNRVKAVGQLKLGDLVLAKVKGYPAWPAKISKPEDFERPPDPRKYFVQFFGTNEIAFVVPADIQIFTDESKSKLIARCQGKTVKHFASAVEEICEAFEELNKKQSVESVASPSNSDLEDIKHPVEHSGVSHLKDLEKKVENNTSGEPLGVNVDSRSQEACISLDPSSTNLNGSESLLKRKKSSTNDGQIAKKKKPVVSKSDLYPSSHKEKLVITSSDDNKDTNIEILPELEIGEPLPKVSAAGGHHDCNDSKSESEHHGKDVSHALQENDGIVAMKKKVLVSKSSFFASGKKKKSTSARPDEIKNTDIQMLSKMEPKGLDLGELDNSCDLKDASKSLKVQEVRAQAVMRRKVFVSKSSSSTSSSNDKLMSINPDDINNEDMIMSPKMETEDLSPKGSAGGFQDHSDSKGENDNEEGDASNAKVLEVGHQTTKVLTEPKQNVDGSGIKSSVALRKQLKGSSGKGNKLSGGKNTKVTSHDSNRESSRNTASGSDSKTSKLPKSLKILKENSFQKGKMHNDPSCTNDHSVASSDVEENFKGRSKKHKFDGSNDSGPAKRAKLVKEDQRKKSMQGDLFLSEKTKKSRNSILIENQFISPTNNDAHVPTVKHAEDMDAGASSAAQITESSVQTDSKLVKKHDRPLSTHIRYKRRSCRIDDDDEVEEIKTPIHKTCSGNLVLSDSGTSVSEQKCHPVIESNKDSPTNKDVTEKAGFTSDQKSSDGITLPINITEKNERKAEKSQSPQTYQSPTKREYQKCSFGDSRTSMLSPKASSSLDEVSKLTDQTSVKPHVKTFDSSGRKSQITPSKFSKSKSESLHLSTNQSVPEKNKALNKSINMKAPSKSNSHNTALTENKHEKRVSSERNTGKDALIEKRSGLAKEEKLISVSESSFSDSSKSMKHLIAVAQAKRKETQSRYVHPENPISVIVSTPNLIHGMSPSPAALIPFISANLANKDMKGAYAAMPSDSPYAVPHESSLTNKVDHEEYEHRISPEYRPAGGSLSGGTEAAVARDALEGMVETLSRTKDSIGRATRLAIDCAKYGIAGEVVELLIQKLESEPSFHRRVDLLFLIDSITQCSHTHKGIAGSSYIPAVQEALPRLLNAAAPAGASARENRRQCLKVLRLWLERKIMPDSLLRRYIDDIEIPNDDLSAGVFLKRPSRAERSVDDPIREMEGMQVDEYGSNATFQLPGFLSCRVFEDEEDTPVNIFSDSGIKMPVETASKLEDLDSGAVTPNDRHHHILKDVDGELEMEDVILSKEEKGITRNNFQNNELQHCDSNKSFDPTFANLTELPPLPTIPPPPVDSPPLPPSPPPLPLSPPPSPPPLPSSSPSPPPPPPPPPPPPHLPLSGQLCVSSVSLPPAPSSSSPSLFYPPMQEEFRAANCNQAVHLSNNTMMQGQEAALGNEVVLQQRPNFMANGMSNTQSMNSYSSSRPFEYGQNESYLAPQASHHIRQFQQGNTPFHQIPYPSLPPYAPTAGQTAGHFSHATPMSQQPVQQQYNPYPLPSVSNSHRQYLADEQRRVHTSGFSPDNQHSAWVSTARPSCSGASIVQDGFPRSNIEMPPPNSMGFQLPLHNSVPSAVLPGHNFPQVLPGRPDISGLNCWRPG from the exons ATAAGCAAGCCAGAAGACTTTGAACGACCACCAGATCCTAGGAAATACTTTGTTCAATTTTTTGGGACTAATGAAAT TGCCTTTGTAGTCCCAGCTGACATACAGATATTTACTGATGAATCAAAGAGTAAGTTGATAGCCCGTTGCCAGGGCAAAACAGTCAAACACTTTGCTAGTGCTGTTGAGGAAATTTGTGAGGCTTTTGAAGAATTGAACAAGAAGCAATCAGTAGAATCTGTTGCATCTCCTTCAAATAGTGATTTGGAAGATATCAAACATCCAGTGGAACATAGTGGGGTGTCTCATTTGAAGGATCTTGAGAAAAAGGTTGAGAATAATACAAGTGGTGAGCCACTAGGTGTTAATGTTGATTCGAGGAGCCAAGAGGCTTGCATCTCTTTGGATCCGTCTTCAACTAATTTAAATGGCAGCGAATCTCtcttgaaaaggaaaaaaagctCAACTAATGATGGTCAGATTGCAAAAAAAAAGAAACCAGTAGTTTCCAAGTCAGATTTATACCCTTCTTCACACAAGGAGAAATTGGTGATCACTAGTTCTGATGATAATAAGGACACTAATATTGAGATATTACCTGAATTGGAAATTGGAGAGCCACTTCCGAAAGTTTCAGCAGCTGGGGGACATCACGATTGCAATGATTCCAAAAGTGAAAGTGAACATCATGGGAAAGATGTAAGCCATGCTCTTCAAGAAAATGATGGTATTGTTGCTATGAAAAAGAAAGTTTTAGTTTCAAAATCATCTTTTTTTGCTTCTGGCAAGAAGAAAAAATCAACGAGTGCTAGGCCAGATGAAATTAAGAACACTGATATACAAATGCTATCTAAAATGGAACCAAAAGGTTTGGATCTTGGCGAACTTGATAACTCTTGTGATCTGAAAGATGCTAGTAAAAGTCTGAAGGTTCAAGAAGTTCGTGCTCAGGCTGTAATGAGGAGAAAAGTTTTTGTTTCCAAATCATCTTCCTCTACTTCTTCCAGCAATGATAAATTAATGAGTATCAATCCTGATGATATTAATAATGAGGACATGATAATGTCGCCTAAAATGGAAACTGAAGATCTGTCTCCAAAAGGCTCAGCAGGGGGATTTCAAGATCACAGTGATTCCAAGGGTGAAAATGATAATGAAGAGGGAGATGCAAGTAATGCTAAGGTCCTGGAAGTTGGTCATCAAACAACAAAAGTGCTTACTGAGCCGAAGCAAAATGTGGATGGTTCAGGAATAAAATCAAGTGTGGCTTTACGAAAGCAGTTGAAGGGTTCTTCTGGAAAGGGAAACAAGCTGTCTGGAGGAAAAAACACAAAGGTTACCTCACATGACTCTAACAGAGAATCATCTCGAAATACTGCATCAGGTAGTGATTCCAAAACTAGTAAGCTGCCAAAGAGCTTGAAAATTTTGAaggaaaattcttttcaaaaaggAAAAATGCATAATGATCCTAGCTGTACCAATGACCATTCAGTGGCTTCTAGTGATGTTGAGGAGAATTTCAAGGGCAGAAGTAAAAAGCACAAGTTCGACGGAAGCAATGATTCAGGCCCAGCTAAGAGAGCAAAATTGGTAAAAGAGGACCAGCGTAAGAAATCAATGCAGGGTGACTTATTCCTAAGTGAGAAGACAAAGAAATCAAGGAACTCCATACTGATTGAAAATCAGTTTATATCACCTACAAATAATGATGCTCATGTTCCAACAGTAAAACATGCTGAGGACATGGATGCAGGTGCAAGTTCTGCTGCTCAAATTACTGAAAGTTCAGTTCAAACAGATTCTAAACTTGTGAAAAAGCATGATAGGCCCTTGAGCACACATATCCGATATAAACGAAGATCATGTagaattgatgatgatgatgaggtggAAGAGATTAAGACACCAATTCATAAAACGTGCTCTGGGAACTTGGTTTTATCAGATTCAGGCACTTCAGTTTCTGAGCAGAAATGTCACCCTGTGATAGAGAGTAATAAGGATTCTCCAACCAATAAAGATGTAACTGAGAAGGCTGGTTTCACCAGTGATCAGAAGTCTTCAGATGGCATAACCTTGCCCATCAATATAACTGAAAAGAATGAGAGAAAAGCTGAAAAATCTCAAAGCCCTCAGACTTATCAGAGTCCGACAAAGCGAGAATATCAGAAATGTTCTTTTGGTGATTCCAGAACTTCTATGCTTTCACCTAAGGCTTCTTCTTCCCTTGATGAGGTATCAAAATTGACAGATCAAACATCTGTTAAGCCCCATGTAAAAACCTTTGATTCTTCAGGGAGAAAATCTCAAATCACACCCTCAAAATTCTCAAAAAGCAAATCTGAGAGCTTACACTTATCTACTAACCAATCCGTGCCTGAGAAAAACAAGGCATTGAATAAATCTATCAatatgaaggcaccttccaaatcTAATTCACACAATACTGCACTTACCGAAAACAAACATGAAAAGAGAGTTTCCTCTGAACGGAACACTGGAAAGGATGCTTTAATAGAGAAAAG ATCAGGATTGGCTAAAGAAGAAAAACTGATTTCTGTAAGCGAGTCTTCATTTTCTGATTCCAGTAAATCAATGAAACACCTTATTGCAGTTGCTCAGGCTAAAAGGAAAGAAACACAATCACGATATGTACACCCAGAAAATCCTATTTCTGTTATAGTATCGACTCCAAATTTAATCCATGGAATGAGTCCAAGTCCTGCTGCATTGATTCCCTTCATTTCAGCAAATTTGGCTAACAAGGATATGAAAGGAGCCTATGCTGCTATGCCTTCTGATTCTCCATATGCAGTTCCTCATGAGTCTTCTTTAACAAATAAAGTCGATCATGAAGAATATGAGCACAGGATAAGTCCTGAATACAGGCCAGCCGGGGGTTCGCTAAGTGGTGGCACAGAAGCTGCTGTTGCCCGTGATGCTTTAGAGGGTATGGTTGAAACCCTTTCAAGGACAAAAGATAGTATTGGGCGTGCAACTCGTCTTGCAATTGACTGTGCTAAATATGGTATTGCTGGTGAG GTTGTAGAATTACTTATCCAAAAGTTGGAGAGTGAACCTAGCTTTCACCGTAGAGTTGATCTTTTATTCCTTATTGACTCTATCACTCAGTGTTCTCATACACACAAAG GAATTGCGGGATCATCATATATTCCTGCTGTTCAGGAAGCATTACCACGGTTACTGAATGCTGCTGCTCCAGCAGGGGCTAGTGCTCGCGAGAACCGCCGCCAATGTCTTAAG GTTCTGAGGTTATGGCTTGAGAGGAAAATTATGCCAGACTCTCTCCTTCGGCGCTATATTGATGACATTGAGATTCCCAATGATGACTTAAGTGCTGGGGTTTTTCTAAAGCGTCCTTCTCGAGCTGAGAGGTCTGTGGATGATCCTATTAGAGAAATGGAAGGCATGCAAGTTGATGAATATGGAAG TAATGCTACATTTCAGTTGCCAGGGTTCTTGTCATGCCGTGTTTTTGAAGATGAGGAGGATACTCCTGTCAACATTTTCAGTGATTCGGGGATTAAAATGCCAGTTGAAACTGCTAGTAAATTAGAAGATTTAGATTCTGGTGCAGTTACTCCTAATGACCGACACCATCACATACTAAAGGATGTGGATGGAGAGCTTGAAATGGAAGATGTCATTTTGTCCAAAGAAGAGAAAGGCATAACTAgaaacaattttcaaaacaatGAATTGCAACATTGTGACTCTAACAAATCGTTTGATCCAACATTTGCTAATTTGACTGAGCTGCCCCCCCTGCCTACTATCCCTCCACCTCCTGTGGATTCTCCCCCACTGCCACCATCACCTCCGCCTTTGCCTCTTTCACCCCCACCATCTCCTCCACCTCTACCTTCATCATCTCCATCACCACCCCCGCCCCCACCCCCACCGCCTCCACCACCACATCTTCCACTGTCTGGACAATTGTGTGTATCTTCTGTCTCACTTCCACCTGCCCCTTCATCTTCATCACCATCCTTATTTTATCCCCCAATGCAGGAAGAATTCAGAGCAGCAAAT TGCAACCAGGCGGTCCATCTCTCTAACAATACTATGATGCAAGGGCAGGAAGCTGCTTTAGGCAATGAAGTGGTTTTGCAGCAGCGCCCAAACTTTATGGCAAATGGAATGAGCAACACGCAATCAATGAACAGTTACAGTTCCTCTAGACCCTTTGAATATGGACAAAATGAATCGTACTTAGCTCCTCAGGCTTCTCATCATATTCGCCAGTTTCAACAAGGAAATACGCCCTTTCACCAAATACCTTATCCTTCACTTCCTCCTTATGCTCCTACAGCTGGACAAACTGCTGGCCATTTTTCACATGCTACTCCAATGAGTCAACAACCGGTGCAGCAGCAGTACAATCCTTATCCATTGCCATCTGTTTCTAATAGTCACAGACAATATTTGGCTGATGAACAGAGGAGAGTGCACACTAGTGGTTTTAGTCCAGATAATCAGCATTCTGCTTGGGTATCTACTGCAAGGCCATCATGTTCAGGGGCATCTATTGTACAGGATG GATTTCCAAGGTCTAACATAGAAATGCCACCTCCTAACTCTATGGGATTTCAGCTTCCACTGCACAATTCTGTGCCTTCTGCAG TCCTTCCAGGACATAATTTTCCCCAGGTGTTGCCGGGCAGGCCAGATATTTCAGGTCTTAATTGTTGGAGACCTGGTTAG
- the LOC121971762 gene encoding ENHANCER OF AG-4 protein 2-like isoform X2 translates to MAPGRKKGSNRVKAVGQLKLGDLVLAKVKGYPAWPAKISKPEDFERPPDPRKYFVQFFGTNEIAFVVPADIQIFTDESKSKLIARCQGKTVKHFASAVEEICEAFEELNKKQSVESVASPSNSDLEDIKHPVEHSGVSHLKDLEKKVENNTSGEPLGVNVDSRSQEACISLDPSSTNLNGSESLLKRKKSSTNDGQIAKKKKPVVSKSDLYPSSHKEKLVITSSDDNKDTNIEILPELEIGEPLPKVSAAGGHHDCNDSKSESEHHGKDVSHALQENDGIVAMKKKVLVSKSSFFASGKKKKSTSARPDEIKNTDIQMLSKMEPKGLDLGELDNSCDLKDASKSLKVQEVRAQAVMRRKVFVSKSSSSTSSSNDKLMSINPDDINNEDMIMSPKMETEDLSPKGSAGGFQDHSDSKGENDNEEGDASNAKVLEVGHQTTKVLTEPKQNVDGSGIKSSVALRKQLKGSSGKGNKLSGGKNTKVTSHDSNRESSRNTASGSDSKTSKLPKSLKILKENSFQKGKMHNDPSCTNDHSVASSDVEENFKGRSKKHKFDGSNDSGPAKRAKLVKEDQRKKSMQGDLFLSEKTKKSRNSILIENQFISPTNNDAHVPTVKHAEDMDAGASSAAQITESSVQTDSKLVKKHDRPLSTHIRYKRRSCRIDDDDEVEEIKTPIHKTCSGNLVLSDSGTSVSEQKCHPVIESNKDSPTNKDVTEKAGFTSDQKSSDGITLPINITEKNERKAEKSQSPQTYQSPTKREYQKCSFGDSRTSMLSPKASSSLDEVSKLTDQTSVKPHVKTFDSSGRKSQITPSKFSKSKSESLHLSTNQSVPEKNKALNKSINMKAPSKSNSHNTALTENKHEKRVSSERNTGKDALIEKRSGLAKEEKLISVSESSFSDSSKSMKHLIAVAQAKRKETQSRYVHPENPISVIVSTPNLIHGMSPSPAALIPFISANLANKDMKGAYAAMPSDSPYAVPHESSLTNKVDHEEYEHRISPEYRPAGGSLSGGTEAAVARDALEGMVETLSRTKDSIGRATRLAIDCAKYGIAGEVVELLIQKLESEPSFHRRVDLLFLIDSITQCSHTHKGIAGSSYIPAVQEALPRLLNAAAPAGASARENRRQCLKVLRLWLERKIMPDSLLRRYIDDIEIPNDDLSAGVFLKRPSRAERSVDDPIREMEGMQVDEYGSNATFQLPGFLSCRVFEDEEDTPVNIFSDSGIKMPVETASKLEDLDSGAVTPNDRHHHILKDVDGELEMEDVILSKEEKGITRNNFQNNELQHCDSNKSFDPTFANLTELPPLPTIPPPPVDSPPLPPSPPPLPLSPPPSPPPLPSSSPSPPPPPPPPPPPPHLPLSGQLCVSSVSLPPAPSSSSPSLFYPPMQEEFRAANCNQAVHLSNNTMMQGQEAALGNEVVLQQRPNFMANGMSNTQSMNSYSSSRPFEYGQNESYLAPQASHHIRQFQQGNTPFHQIPYPSLPPYAPTAGQTAGHFSHATPMSQQPVQQQYNPYPLPSVSNSHRQYLADEQRRVHTSGFSPDNQHSAWVSTARPSCSGASIVQDGFPRSNIEMPPPNSMGFQLPLHNSVPSAGHNFPQVLPGRPDISGLNCWRPG, encoded by the exons ATAAGCAAGCCAGAAGACTTTGAACGACCACCAGATCCTAGGAAATACTTTGTTCAATTTTTTGGGACTAATGAAAT TGCCTTTGTAGTCCCAGCTGACATACAGATATTTACTGATGAATCAAAGAGTAAGTTGATAGCCCGTTGCCAGGGCAAAACAGTCAAACACTTTGCTAGTGCTGTTGAGGAAATTTGTGAGGCTTTTGAAGAATTGAACAAGAAGCAATCAGTAGAATCTGTTGCATCTCCTTCAAATAGTGATTTGGAAGATATCAAACATCCAGTGGAACATAGTGGGGTGTCTCATTTGAAGGATCTTGAGAAAAAGGTTGAGAATAATACAAGTGGTGAGCCACTAGGTGTTAATGTTGATTCGAGGAGCCAAGAGGCTTGCATCTCTTTGGATCCGTCTTCAACTAATTTAAATGGCAGCGAATCTCtcttgaaaaggaaaaaaagctCAACTAATGATGGTCAGATTGCAAAAAAAAAGAAACCAGTAGTTTCCAAGTCAGATTTATACCCTTCTTCACACAAGGAGAAATTGGTGATCACTAGTTCTGATGATAATAAGGACACTAATATTGAGATATTACCTGAATTGGAAATTGGAGAGCCACTTCCGAAAGTTTCAGCAGCTGGGGGACATCACGATTGCAATGATTCCAAAAGTGAAAGTGAACATCATGGGAAAGATGTAAGCCATGCTCTTCAAGAAAATGATGGTATTGTTGCTATGAAAAAGAAAGTTTTAGTTTCAAAATCATCTTTTTTTGCTTCTGGCAAGAAGAAAAAATCAACGAGTGCTAGGCCAGATGAAATTAAGAACACTGATATACAAATGCTATCTAAAATGGAACCAAAAGGTTTGGATCTTGGCGAACTTGATAACTCTTGTGATCTGAAAGATGCTAGTAAAAGTCTGAAGGTTCAAGAAGTTCGTGCTCAGGCTGTAATGAGGAGAAAAGTTTTTGTTTCCAAATCATCTTCCTCTACTTCTTCCAGCAATGATAAATTAATGAGTATCAATCCTGATGATATTAATAATGAGGACATGATAATGTCGCCTAAAATGGAAACTGAAGATCTGTCTCCAAAAGGCTCAGCAGGGGGATTTCAAGATCACAGTGATTCCAAGGGTGAAAATGATAATGAAGAGGGAGATGCAAGTAATGCTAAGGTCCTGGAAGTTGGTCATCAAACAACAAAAGTGCTTACTGAGCCGAAGCAAAATGTGGATGGTTCAGGAATAAAATCAAGTGTGGCTTTACGAAAGCAGTTGAAGGGTTCTTCTGGAAAGGGAAACAAGCTGTCTGGAGGAAAAAACACAAAGGTTACCTCACATGACTCTAACAGAGAATCATCTCGAAATACTGCATCAGGTAGTGATTCCAAAACTAGTAAGCTGCCAAAGAGCTTGAAAATTTTGAaggaaaattcttttcaaaaaggAAAAATGCATAATGATCCTAGCTGTACCAATGACCATTCAGTGGCTTCTAGTGATGTTGAGGAGAATTTCAAGGGCAGAAGTAAAAAGCACAAGTTCGACGGAAGCAATGATTCAGGCCCAGCTAAGAGAGCAAAATTGGTAAAAGAGGACCAGCGTAAGAAATCAATGCAGGGTGACTTATTCCTAAGTGAGAAGACAAAGAAATCAAGGAACTCCATACTGATTGAAAATCAGTTTATATCACCTACAAATAATGATGCTCATGTTCCAACAGTAAAACATGCTGAGGACATGGATGCAGGTGCAAGTTCTGCTGCTCAAATTACTGAAAGTTCAGTTCAAACAGATTCTAAACTTGTGAAAAAGCATGATAGGCCCTTGAGCACACATATCCGATATAAACGAAGATCATGTagaattgatgatgatgatgaggtggAAGAGATTAAGACACCAATTCATAAAACGTGCTCTGGGAACTTGGTTTTATCAGATTCAGGCACTTCAGTTTCTGAGCAGAAATGTCACCCTGTGATAGAGAGTAATAAGGATTCTCCAACCAATAAAGATGTAACTGAGAAGGCTGGTTTCACCAGTGATCAGAAGTCTTCAGATGGCATAACCTTGCCCATCAATATAACTGAAAAGAATGAGAGAAAAGCTGAAAAATCTCAAAGCCCTCAGACTTATCAGAGTCCGACAAAGCGAGAATATCAGAAATGTTCTTTTGGTGATTCCAGAACTTCTATGCTTTCACCTAAGGCTTCTTCTTCCCTTGATGAGGTATCAAAATTGACAGATCAAACATCTGTTAAGCCCCATGTAAAAACCTTTGATTCTTCAGGGAGAAAATCTCAAATCACACCCTCAAAATTCTCAAAAAGCAAATCTGAGAGCTTACACTTATCTACTAACCAATCCGTGCCTGAGAAAAACAAGGCATTGAATAAATCTATCAatatgaaggcaccttccaaatcTAATTCACACAATACTGCACTTACCGAAAACAAACATGAAAAGAGAGTTTCCTCTGAACGGAACACTGGAAAGGATGCTTTAATAGAGAAAAG ATCAGGATTGGCTAAAGAAGAAAAACTGATTTCTGTAAGCGAGTCTTCATTTTCTGATTCCAGTAAATCAATGAAACACCTTATTGCAGTTGCTCAGGCTAAAAGGAAAGAAACACAATCACGATATGTACACCCAGAAAATCCTATTTCTGTTATAGTATCGACTCCAAATTTAATCCATGGAATGAGTCCAAGTCCTGCTGCATTGATTCCCTTCATTTCAGCAAATTTGGCTAACAAGGATATGAAAGGAGCCTATGCTGCTATGCCTTCTGATTCTCCATATGCAGTTCCTCATGAGTCTTCTTTAACAAATAAAGTCGATCATGAAGAATATGAGCACAGGATAAGTCCTGAATACAGGCCAGCCGGGGGTTCGCTAAGTGGTGGCACAGAAGCTGCTGTTGCCCGTGATGCTTTAGAGGGTATGGTTGAAACCCTTTCAAGGACAAAAGATAGTATTGGGCGTGCAACTCGTCTTGCAATTGACTGTGCTAAATATGGTATTGCTGGTGAG GTTGTAGAATTACTTATCCAAAAGTTGGAGAGTGAACCTAGCTTTCACCGTAGAGTTGATCTTTTATTCCTTATTGACTCTATCACTCAGTGTTCTCATACACACAAAG GAATTGCGGGATCATCATATATTCCTGCTGTTCAGGAAGCATTACCACGGTTACTGAATGCTGCTGCTCCAGCAGGGGCTAGTGCTCGCGAGAACCGCCGCCAATGTCTTAAG GTTCTGAGGTTATGGCTTGAGAGGAAAATTATGCCAGACTCTCTCCTTCGGCGCTATATTGATGACATTGAGATTCCCAATGATGACTTAAGTGCTGGGGTTTTTCTAAAGCGTCCTTCTCGAGCTGAGAGGTCTGTGGATGATCCTATTAGAGAAATGGAAGGCATGCAAGTTGATGAATATGGAAG TAATGCTACATTTCAGTTGCCAGGGTTCTTGTCATGCCGTGTTTTTGAAGATGAGGAGGATACTCCTGTCAACATTTTCAGTGATTCGGGGATTAAAATGCCAGTTGAAACTGCTAGTAAATTAGAAGATTTAGATTCTGGTGCAGTTACTCCTAATGACCGACACCATCACATACTAAAGGATGTGGATGGAGAGCTTGAAATGGAAGATGTCATTTTGTCCAAAGAAGAGAAAGGCATAACTAgaaacaattttcaaaacaatGAATTGCAACATTGTGACTCTAACAAATCGTTTGATCCAACATTTGCTAATTTGACTGAGCTGCCCCCCCTGCCTACTATCCCTCCACCTCCTGTGGATTCTCCCCCACTGCCACCATCACCTCCGCCTTTGCCTCTTTCACCCCCACCATCTCCTCCACCTCTACCTTCATCATCTCCATCACCACCCCCGCCCCCACCCCCACCGCCTCCACCACCACATCTTCCACTGTCTGGACAATTGTGTGTATCTTCTGTCTCACTTCCACCTGCCCCTTCATCTTCATCACCATCCTTATTTTATCCCCCAATGCAGGAAGAATTCAGAGCAGCAAAT TGCAACCAGGCGGTCCATCTCTCTAACAATACTATGATGCAAGGGCAGGAAGCTGCTTTAGGCAATGAAGTGGTTTTGCAGCAGCGCCCAAACTTTATGGCAAATGGAATGAGCAACACGCAATCAATGAACAGTTACAGTTCCTCTAGACCCTTTGAATATGGACAAAATGAATCGTACTTAGCTCCTCAGGCTTCTCATCATATTCGCCAGTTTCAACAAGGAAATACGCCCTTTCACCAAATACCTTATCCTTCACTTCCTCCTTATGCTCCTACAGCTGGACAAACTGCTGGCCATTTTTCACATGCTACTCCAATGAGTCAACAACCGGTGCAGCAGCAGTACAATCCTTATCCATTGCCATCTGTTTCTAATAGTCACAGACAATATTTGGCTGATGAACAGAGGAGAGTGCACACTAGTGGTTTTAGTCCAGATAATCAGCATTCTGCTTGGGTATCTACTGCAAGGCCATCATGTTCAGGGGCATCTATTGTACAGGATG GATTTCCAAGGTCTAACATAGAAATGCCACCTCCTAACTCTATGGGATTTCAGCTTCCACTGCACAATTCTGTGCCTTCTGCAG GACATAATTTTCCCCAGGTGTTGCCGGGCAGGCCAGATATTTCAGGTCTTAATTGTTGGAGACCTGGTTAG